One Flavobacterium sp. 90 DNA segment encodes these proteins:
- a CDS encoding NUMOD4 domain-containing protein, with protein MPQNRFYPNEQFKEIEINASLQLRYAISNRGRLISFTDEIENGRLLKGGLSDGYPTFRFKVKKDDKIVNKYLFLYKLVAQYFLPKKSEEQTYVLHLDYNRSNDDEKNLRWATKAEMMEHSRKSPRVIQAKKNLIEHNLKADGRKLTTTKVMLIKKILARPEQKTRLKIIAKQFGVSEMQIRRIASGENWGHVKV; from the coding sequence ATGCCACAAAACAGATTTTATCCAAACGAACAGTTCAAAGAAATAGAAATAAATGCTTCATTACAATTACGTTATGCCATTTCAAACAGAGGCCGATTAATAAGCTTTACTGATGAAATTGAAAACGGCCGTCTCTTAAAAGGCGGATTAAGTGATGGATATCCAACTTTTAGATTTAAAGTAAAAAAAGACGACAAAATTGTCAACAAATACCTCTTTTTATACAAATTAGTTGCTCAATATTTCCTTCCGAAAAAATCAGAAGAACAGACTTATGTATTGCATCTGGATTACAACAGAAGTAACGATGATGAAAAAAACTTACGTTGGGCCACAAAAGCCGAAATGATGGAACACAGCCGCAAAAGTCCGCGTGTAATTCAGGCAAAAAAGAATCTTATCGAACACAACTTAAAAGCTGACGGACGAAAATTGACAACTACAAAAGTAATGTTGATCAAAAAAATCCTTGCCCGTCCGGAACAAAAAACACGTCTGAAAATAATCGCAAAACAATTTGGCGTAAGCGAAATGCAAATAAGACGTATTGCCAGCGGAGAAAACTGGGGACACGTTAAGGTCTAA
- a CDS encoding ABC transporter ATP-binding protein, whose amino-acid sequence MKAKAFDTGLFKRILKYTKPYKWRYYGVIIFAVSLSIFAALRPYLLKQTVDGYIKTHDKHGLLMYIILMGVVLLCEVFSQFYFVFWANWLGQDIVKDIRTKLFKHILSFRMKYFDLVPVGQLVTRSVSDIESIARIFSQGLFMIISDLMKMLVVLIFMFYMNWKLTWIVVVAMPILVYITRIFQRKMQVAFEEVRTQIANMNSFVQERVTGMKIVQLFNREKIEAENFRVINDKHRVAWIKTILYNSIFFPIADIISSITLGLVVVYGGFKILNGDHFTTFGDLFSYTMFIGMLFNPLRQIADKFNEMQLGMIAANRVFDIIDTQDHIQDTGTLEAPVFEGSIEFKDVRFSYIPEEEVIKGIDLSVDSGQTIAIVGSTGAGKSTIINLLNRFYEINSGTIFIDGHNIENYTLASLRKQIAVVLQDVFLFADTIYNNITLHNPEITREQVLDAAKKIGVHDFIMSLPDNYDFDVKERGVMLSSGQRQLIAFLRSYVSNPSILILDEATSSIDTYSEELIQRATETITKGRTSIIIAHRLATIVNADKIVVMDKGLIVEQGTHQELLNKIDGYYKNLYDSQFSVAN is encoded by the coding sequence ATGAAAGCAAAAGCATTTGATACCGGATTATTCAAACGAATTTTAAAATATACTAAACCTTATAAATGGCGCTACTATGGCGTTATCATTTTTGCAGTTTCTCTTTCGATTTTTGCGGCACTTCGTCCCTATTTATTAAAGCAAACGGTCGACGGCTATATCAAGACGCATGACAAGCATGGTTTATTGATGTACATTATATTAATGGGCGTTGTACTTTTATGCGAAGTTTTCTCTCAGTTCTATTTTGTGTTTTGGGCAAACTGGCTCGGTCAGGATATTGTAAAAGATATCAGAACCAAACTTTTCAAACATATTTTGAGCTTTAGAATGAAGTATTTTGATTTGGTTCCGGTTGGACAATTGGTTACCAGATCAGTTTCGGACATTGAATCGATTGCACGTATTTTTAGTCAAGGTTTGTTTATGATTATAAGCGACTTGATGAAAATGCTGGTTGTTTTGATTTTTATGTTCTATATGAATTGGAAACTGACTTGGATTGTGGTTGTTGCAATGCCAATTTTGGTTTACATTACAAGAATTTTTCAGCGTAAAATGCAAGTTGCTTTTGAGGAAGTTCGTACGCAAATTGCCAACATGAACTCGTTTGTTCAAGAACGTGTTACGGGAATGAAGATTGTTCAGCTTTTTAATCGTGAGAAAATTGAAGCCGAAAACTTCAGAGTTATCAATGATAAACATAGAGTTGCATGGATCAAAACGATTCTTTATAACTCGATCTTTTTCCCAATTGCAGATATTATTTCGTCTATTACTTTGGGATTAGTGGTTGTTTATGGTGGATTTAAAATCCTGAACGGCGATCATTTTACAACTTTTGGTGATTTGTTTTCCTATACAATGTTTATTGGAATGTTGTTTAATCCATTACGTCAGATTGCGGATAAGTTCAACGAGATGCAATTGGGAATGATTGCTGCCAATCGTGTTTTTGATATTATCGATACTCAGGATCATATTCAGGATACTGGAACACTTGAAGCACCGGTTTTTGAAGGAAGTATCGAATTCAAAGACGTCCGTTTTAGTTATATTCCGGAAGAAGAAGTTATAAAAGGAATTGATTTATCTGTTGATTCAGGGCAAACTATTGCTATTGTAGGATCGACAGGAGCCGGAAAATCAACGATTATCAATTTACTGAATCGTTTCTACGAAATTAATAGCGGAACTATTTTTATTGACGGTCATAATATTGAGAATTATACTTTGGCTTCTTTGAGAAAGCAAATTGCAGTGGTTTTGCAAGATGTTTTTTTGTTTGCCGATACGATTTATAACAATATCACTTTGCACAATCCTGAGATTACACGCGAACAAGTTTTGGATGCTGCCAAAAAAATTGGAGTACATGATTTTATTATGAGTCTTCCGGATAATTATGATTTTGATGTAAAAGAGCGTGGTGTAATGCTTTCGTCAGGACAACGACAATTAATCGCTTTTTTACGATCATATGTGAGTAATCCTAGCATTTTGATTTTGGATGAAGCTACATCTTCGATTGATACTTATTCTGAAGAATTAATTCAGCGTGCGACCGAAACGATCACTAAAGGAAGAACTTCGATTATAATTGCGCACAGATTGGCCACAATTGTAAATGCTGATAAGATTGTGGTTATGGATAAAGGTTTGATTGTAGAACAGGGAACTCATCAAGAATTGCTTAATAAAATCGACGGATATTACAAAAACCTATACGATTCGCAATTTTCTGTCGCCAATTGA
- the truA gene encoding tRNA pseudouridine(38-40) synthase TruA: MRYFIHFAYNGTHYHGWQFQPNASSVQETLNKAFSVLLNAPINIMGAGRTDTGVHAQEMYGHFDFENPIDVPTLVHKLNSYLPKDIAIFDIILVHDDAHCRFDATKRTYEYHINTIKNPFSEELSWYFNQKLDVALMNEAAKILLNHTDFQCFSKVNTDVNTFDCTIFEAYWKQENNKLIFTISANRFLRNMVRAIVGTLVNIGLHKISLADLENIIASKSREKAGFSVPAHGLYLTEIDYDYL; encoded by the coding sequence TTGAGATATTTTATTCACTTTGCTTATAACGGAACACATTATCATGGCTGGCAATTTCAGCCCAACGCCTCTTCTGTTCAGGAAACTTTAAACAAAGCTTTTTCGGTTTTATTAAATGCTCCTATTAATATAATGGGCGCAGGAAGAACTGATACTGGTGTTCATGCACAGGAAATGTACGGGCATTTTGATTTTGAAAATCCTATTGATGTTCCGACTTTAGTACACAAACTGAATTCCTATTTACCAAAAGACATTGCCATTTTTGATATTATATTAGTTCATGATGATGCGCATTGCAGATTTGACGCCACTAAAAGAACCTATGAATATCATATCAATACTATTAAAAATCCATTCTCGGAAGAATTGAGTTGGTATTTTAACCAAAAATTAGACGTAGCTTTGATGAATGAAGCCGCGAAAATCTTACTGAATCATACCGATTTTCAATGTTTTTCGAAAGTAAATACAGATGTAAACACTTTTGATTGCACGATTTTTGAGGCGTATTGGAAACAAGAAAATAACAAATTGATTTTTACCATTTCAGCGAATCGTTTTTTACGAAATATGGTTCGCGCCATTGTGGGAACTTTGGTGAATATTGGTTTGCATAAAATTTCTCTTGCCGATCTAGAAAACATTATTGCGAGTAAAAGCAGAGAAAAAGCCGGATTCTCGGTTCCGGCACACGGATTATATTTAACCGAAATTGATTACGATTACTTATAG
- a CDS encoding SPFH domain-containing protein, translating into MNEITSYWWIILILFSIIFYKFILRVFFGMVMVPEDKIGLVTKKFVLFGADKSLPDGRIIATKGEAGYQAKTLAPGLYWGMWIWQYSIDMSGFTVIPEGKIGLVLSKDGQEIPTGRILARKVDSDNFQDATFFLDNGGQKGRQTAFITTGSYRINTFLFEIVIADQIKIYENMIGIVTALDGEPIPQGQIAGKFVEGHNNFQDFDKFLDTGGNRGLQPQVMLAGSYYINTWGIQIEQNPMTDVPIGYVGVVISYIGEDGQDVTGDTFKHGNIVSKGQRGVWMEPLGPGKYALNKYTTKLEAVPTTNLVLNWANARSESHDLDKNLSTITVRSKDGFPFNLDVAQIIHVPAAEAPKVIARFGSMNNLVSQVLEPTIGNYFRNSAQDSDVISFLSTRKERQESAKNHIKLVLDEYNVNAVDTLIGDIVPPDSLMKTLTDRKLAEEEQKTYQTQRMAQEQRQGMEKETAIADMQKEIVRASQSVEIAQRTADATVKKAEGDATSLKLNVNAEAEATKMRANAEAEATKARAGAQAEATKLNASAEAERISKTGLAEAEKIMAIGKSTAESYQLQVSAMGGDNFTRYKVTEEIGKGNIKVIPDVLISGNGGSDGSISGLLGLKLMEMMDTKDSKDSKDVKNPKK; encoded by the coding sequence ATGAATGAAATTACTTCTTACTGGTGGATAATTCTAATCTTATTCTCCATTATTTTTTACAAATTTATATTACGTGTTTTCTTCGGAATGGTAATGGTTCCAGAGGATAAAATTGGTTTGGTGACCAAAAAATTCGTTTTGTTTGGTGCAGACAAGTCTCTTCCTGATGGTCGTATCATTGCTACAAAAGGAGAAGCTGGTTATCAGGCAAAAACACTTGCTCCAGGTTTATATTGGGGAATGTGGATCTGGCAATATTCAATTGATATGTCTGGATTTACGGTTATTCCGGAAGGAAAAATTGGACTTGTTTTAAGTAAAGACGGGCAGGAAATTCCAACAGGTAGAATCCTGGCTAGAAAAGTAGATAGTGATAACTTTCAGGATGCTACTTTTTTCTTAGACAACGGTGGGCAAAAAGGACGTCAGACGGCATTTATTACCACTGGTTCGTATCGTATTAATACGTTCTTATTCGAAATTGTAATTGCAGATCAAATTAAGATTTATGAGAACATGATTGGAATCGTAACGGCTCTTGATGGAGAACCAATTCCGCAAGGGCAAATTGCCGGAAAATTTGTTGAAGGTCATAATAACTTTCAGGATTTTGACAAGTTCTTGGACACTGGCGGAAATCGTGGTTTGCAGCCTCAGGTGATGTTAGCAGGATCATATTACATTAATACGTGGGGAATACAAATCGAGCAAAACCCAATGACTGATGTGCCAATTGGATATGTTGGTGTTGTGATTTCGTATATTGGAGAAGACGGACAAGATGTTACCGGAGACACTTTCAAACACGGAAATATTGTTTCAAAAGGACAACGTGGTGTTTGGATGGAACCACTTGGACCAGGAAAATATGCATTGAATAAATATACGACGAAGTTAGAGGCTGTCCCAACAACAAACTTGGTTCTGAACTGGGCAAATGCGAGAAGTGAATCACATGATTTAGATAAAAATCTTTCGACAATTACGGTTCGTTCAAAAGATGGTTTCCCGTTTAATCTGGATGTGGCGCAAATCATTCACGTTCCTGCTGCTGAAGCACCAAAAGTAATTGCGCGTTTTGGAAGCATGAACAACTTGGTTTCTCAGGTTTTAGAGCCTACAATTGGTAACTATTTTAGAAACTCGGCTCAGGATAGCGATGTTATTTCGTTCTTATCAACAAGAAAAGAACGTCAGGAATCTGCTAAAAATCATATCAAATTAGTACTTGACGAATACAACGTAAATGCAGTTGATACTTTGATTGGAGATATCGTTCCGCCGGATTCATTGATGAAAACGTTAACGGACAGGAAACTTGCTGAAGAAGAGCAAAAGACGTATCAAACTCAAAGAATGGCGCAAGAACAACGTCAGGGAATGGAGAAAGAAACGGCGATTGCAGATATGCAAAAAGAGATCGTTCGAGCTTCGCAAAGTGTTGAGATCGCACAACGTACTGCAGACGCAACAGTTAAGAAAGCAGAAGGAGACGCAACCAGTTTAAAACTGAATGTAAACGCTGAAGCGGAAGCTACGAAGATGCGTGCAAATGCCGAAGCAGAAGCTACAAAAGCAAGAGCAGGAGCACAGGCAGAAGCAACAAAACTAAACGCGAGCGCAGAAGCAGAAAGAATCTCTAAAACAGGTTTGGCTGAAGCTGAAAAAATTATGGCAATTGGTAAATCTACTGCAGAATCTTACCAACTTCAGGTTAGTGCAATGGGTGGCGATAACTTCACCAGATATAAAGTAACTGAAGAAATTGGTAAAGGAAATATCAAAGTAATTCCAGATGTTTTAATTTCCGGAAATGGCGGTTCTGATGGATCAATTAGCGGTCTGTTAGGTTTGAAACTAATGGAAATGATGGATACTAAAGATTCGAAAGATTCAAAAGATGTTAAGAATCCTAAGAAATAA
- a CDS encoding metallophosphoesterase family protein produces the protein MKKILLLSDTHSHIDDTILKYVNQADEVWHAGDIGDLNVTDTIKKLKPLRCVYGNIDDAKARLEFPLHNRFLCENVSVWITHICGYPGKYNPAIREEMALNPPKLFICGHSHILKVIFDKKNNLLHMNPGAAGKSGFHQVRTMLRFVIDDDKIKDLEIIEIGKK, from the coding sequence ATGAAAAAAATCCTCCTACTTTCCGATACTCACAGTCATATTGATGATACTATTTTAAAATATGTAAATCAGGCTGATGAGGTTTGGCATGCGGGAGATATTGGTGATTTGAATGTTACAGATACAATAAAAAAGCTAAAGCCTTTACGTTGTGTGTATGGGAATATCGATGATGCAAAGGCAAGATTAGAATTTCCATTGCATAACAGGTTTTTATGCGAGAATGTTTCTGTGTGGATAACTCATATTTGTGGATATCCTGGAAAATATAATCCGGCTATTAGAGAGGAAATGGCATTGAATCCGCCTAAATTATTTATTTGCGGGCATTCACATATCTTAAAAGTAATATTCGATAAAAAGAATAATTTGTTGCACATGAATCCAGGTGCAGCAGGAAAAAGTGGTTTTCATCAAGTTCGTACAATGCTTCGATTTGTAATCGATGATGATAAAATTAAAGACCTTGAAATTATTGAAATCGGAAAGAAGTAA
- a CDS encoding response regulator transcription factor: MNKIRIHLADDQQILIDSLTNLLGTIENFEVVGSSSDSSTIYEDVVQNNANILVMDINMPKKDVFEVLKELNQNGVPCKVIILSSYDDLKSIKEAIKLGVNGYLTKKCAGKNIIEAIKAVHQGQDYFCNAVREKIFNSFTQNNPDLNKKVHTESHTLSRREIEIITLISLEYSGKEIGEYLFISTNTVETHRKNIMRKLQTRNTIGLVKYALKNNLINA, translated from the coding sequence ATGAACAAAATAAGAATACATCTTGCTGACGATCAACAAATACTCATTGATAGCCTGACCAACTTATTAGGTACAATCGAAAATTTTGAGGTAGTAGGCAGCTCTAGTGATAGCTCAACTATTTATGAAGATGTTGTACAAAACAATGCCAATATTTTGGTTATGGATATAAACATGCCCAAAAAAGATGTTTTTGAAGTTTTAAAAGAGCTTAATCAAAACGGTGTTCCTTGCAAAGTAATTATTCTGTCCAGTTATGATGATCTAAAAAGTATAAAAGAAGCCATAAAGTTAGGCGTTAATGGTTATCTCACAAAAAAATGTGCAGGCAAAAATATCATCGAAGCGATTAAAGCCGTTCATCAAGGACAGGACTATTTTTGTAATGCCGTAAGAGAAAAAATATTTAACAGCTTCACACAAAACAATCCAGATTTAAATAAAAAAGTACATACTGAAAGTCATACTTTAAGCAGAAGAGAAATAGAAATCATTACTTTGATTTCACTTGAATACAGCGGAAAGGAAATTGGCGAGTATCTTTTCATCAGTACCAATACTGTTGAAACGCATCGAAAAAACATTATGAGAAAACTACAAACCAGAAACACAATTGGCCTTGTAAAATATGCGCTAAAAAACAATTTAATTAATGCTTAA
- a CDS encoding DUF4293 domain-containing protein, whose amino-acid sequence MIQRIQTVYLILTFIITAVLLFFIPLWTLNGKPFYFMQDQFYTILLGLSTMLTIVSIISYKKRQNQFVMNRLNIILNLILLGLFVYRSLNLSGETVVSEKGIGMFLPIVAIVLLVLANKAIKKDEDLVKSVDRLR is encoded by the coding sequence ATGATACAAAGAATTCAGACCGTATATTTAATTCTTACCTTTATAATTACAGCGGTGTTATTGTTTTTTATTCCGCTTTGGACATTAAACGGTAAACCATTTTATTTTATGCAGGACCAATTTTATACCATTTTATTAGGTCTAAGTACAATGCTTACTATTGTTAGTATTATTTCATATAAGAAAAGACAAAATCAGTTTGTGATGAACAGACTGAACATAATATTAAATTTAATTTTATTAGGATTATTTGTATATCGATCTCTAAATTTATCTGGAGAAACTGTTGTTTCAGAGAAAGGTATTGGGATGTTTCTACCTATTGTTGCTATCGTGTTATTAGTTTTAGCTAATAAAGCCATCAAAAAGGATGAAGATCTTGTAAAATCTGTAGATCGTTTGAGGTAA